GATGGCGAGCTTCTTCGTCCCCGGCGGCGCGCCGAACAGCGGCTGGACGTCGTATCCGCCGCTGGCAGACTTCGCCACGATGGGCCAGACCTGGTGGCTCGGCGGCATGCTGCTGCTGATCACCTCGTCGCTCTTCGGCTCGATCAACATCATCGTGACCATCGTCCAGATGCGCGCGCCCGGACTGACGTTCATGCGCCTGCCGTTCCTGGTCTGGGCGCAGCTGGTGACCGCCTTTCTGCTGCTGCTCGCCTTCCCGCCGCTGGAAGCGGCCGGACTGATGCAGCTGATGGATCGCGTCGGCGGATCGAGCTTCTTCCTGCCGAGCGGCCTGGTCGTCGGGCAGAAGCCGCTCGCCGCCGCGGGCGGCGGCAACCCGCTGCTGTGGCAGCACCTGTTCTGGTTCCTCGCGCATCCGGAGGTGTACGTCCTGATCCTGCCGGCGATGGGCATCGTCGCCGAAGTGATCGCCAACAACATCCGCAAGCCGCTGTGGGGCTACCGCCTGATGGTCTGGGCGGCGATCTTCCTCGGCTTCATGTCGATGCTGGTGTGGGCCCACCACATGTTCCTCACCGGGATGGGAACGGCGATGAGCGCGTTCTTCCAGACGACGACGATGATCGTGTCGATCCCGTCGGTGGTGATCCTGACCTCGCTGCTGATGTCGCTGTGGGGCGGGTCGATCCGGTTCAACACGCCGATGCTCTTCGCGCTCGCCTTCCTGCCGATGTTCGGCCTCGGCGGGCTGACCGGTCTGCCGCTGGGACTGGCCGCGAGCGACGTCCACCTGCACGACACCTACTACGTCGTCGGCCACTTCCACTACATCGTCGCGCCGGGGACGATCTTCGCGCTGTTCGCCGGCGTGTATTACTGGTTTCCGAAAGTGACCGGGAAGATGCTCGACGAGCGTCTCGGCCGGCTTCATTTCGCCGGATCGTTCATCTGCATGAACGCGATCTTCATGCCGATGTTCATCCAGGGACTCGCCGGCGTGAACCGCCGCTTGTACGACGGGGGCATCGGCTACGCGCACGCCGCGGGACTGCAGAAGTGGAACGTGATGCAGGGCTGGGCGGCGTGGGCGCTGGGCCTGGTGCAGCTGCTGTTCCTGTTCAATCTCGCGTGGACGCTCTGGCGCGGACGGCGCGCCGCCGAGAATCCGTGGCAGGCGACGACGCTCGAGTGGTCCGCGGCGACGCCGCCGCCGCACGGCAACTTCGCCGCCGTCCCGATCGTCCGCCGCGGCGCCTACGAGTACAGCGTGCCGGGCGCAGCGGCCGACTTCGTCCTGCAGCACGAGGCGAGTGAAGACCCGCCGCGCCGCCTGCCTCATGCCGCCCCTCCGGACTACACGGTCGCGCGCCGCGAGGACACCGGTTCGAACAACGTTCAGCTCGGGGTATGGCTGTTCCTGGCGTCGGAGGCGATGCTCTTCGGCGGCCTGTTCTCTGCGTATTTCATGCTGCGCGCGGGGTCGCTCCAGCCGTGGCTCCCGCTGGCGGGCCACTCCCGGGCAGCGGCGGTCATCACGCTGCTGCTCTTCGGCGGGACCGCCGCGTTCGCGGCGGCGCTGCGGATGGCGCGAGAGCGGCGGATCGCGGCGTTCCGCCGCTGGATGGTTGCGGCGGTGCTGCTGCCGCTGCTGTTCGTGCCGTACACGCTGCTCGAGTATCTGGATCTCGGCGAGTTCGGCTTCCGTCCCTCGAGCAGCACGCAGGCGGCGACATTCTTTCTGCTGACCGGCGTGCATGCGCTCCACGTGGCGGCGGGCGTGCTGGCCAACGTGCGCCTCCTCGTCACCGCGACCGACACGTGGGTCGGCGATGCCGCGCGCGTCGTCAACCGCGTCGAAGCGACGCGCCTGTATTGGTACTTCGTGGACGCCGTCTGGGTGATCCTGCTGGTGCTGTTCTATGTGGCCTGATCCGGTTCTCGCGTGTGCCGTGTGCTTCGGCGCTGCCGACGCTCCGATGCTGGACGCCGCGCGTATCGGCGTGATCGTGATGGCCGGCGTCACCTGCGGGATGCTCGCCGCGTTCGGCGCGTTCTTCGTCCGTCTGTCGCGGCGCGCCCGAAAGGGGGCACGCTAATGTTCGGGCTGCCGGTTCAGGCGTCGGCGCAGGCGGCGCAGCTCGATCGCATCACCACGCTGGTGCACATCCTCATGGCGGTGGTGTTCGTCGGATGGAGCATCTATTTCGTCTACGTGCTGGTTCGGTTCCGGCGCTCGCGGCAGCCCAGCGCCGTGCACGGCGGCGCGCGCGGGCGCTGGTCCACCTGGAGCGAGGCAGGCGTGGCGGCCGCAGAAGTGCTGTTGCTCGCCGCGTTCTCGATTCCCGCCTGGGCGGCGCTGGTGAACCCACCGGCCGGGAATGC
This genomic window from Vicinamibacterales bacterium contains:
- a CDS encoding cbb3-type cytochrome c oxidase subunit I; translated protein: MRWFSLDHKIIGLQYAVTSMVFLLVGFALMMLLRWQLAYPMQPIPLIGGLLGAQNTANGIMLPEFYNQLGAMHGTIMIFLGVVPLAVGGFGNYLVPLQVGASDMAFPRLNMLSYWTYLAGGIVMMASFFVPGGAPNSGWTSYPPLADFATMGQTWWLGGMLLLITSSLFGSINIIVTIVQMRAPGLTFMRLPFLVWAQLVTAFLLLLAFPPLEAAGLMQLMDRVGGSSFFLPSGLVVGQKPLAAAGGGNPLLWQHLFWFLAHPEVYVLILPAMGIVAEVIANNIRKPLWGYRLMVWAAIFLGFMSMLVWAHHMFLTGMGTAMSAFFQTTTMIVSIPSVVILTSLLMSLWGGSIRFNTPMLFALAFLPMFGLGGLTGLPLGLAASDVHLHDTYYVVGHFHYIVAPGTIFALFAGVYYWFPKVTGKMLDERLGRLHFAGSFICMNAIFMPMFIQGLAGVNRRLYDGGIGYAHAAGLQKWNVMQGWAAWALGLVQLLFLFNLAWTLWRGRRAAENPWQATTLEWSAATPPPHGNFAAVPIVRRGAYEYSVPGAAADFVLQHEASEDPPRRLPHAAPPDYTVARREDTGSNNVQLGVWLFLASEAMLFGGLFSAYFMLRAGSLQPWLPLAGHSRAAAVITLLLFGGTAAFAAALRMARERRIAAFRRWMVAAVLLPLLFVPYTLLEYLDLGEFGFRPSSSTQAATFFLLTGVHALHVAAGVLANVRLLVTATDTWVGDAARVVNRVEATRLYWYFVDAVWVILLVLFYVA